The Stratiformator vulcanicus genome has a segment encoding these proteins:
- a CDS encoding RNA polymerase sigma factor, whose translation MSEKPPAQPAEPDSDAPSITEATSASLLDKAKTGESDAWSRLYARYSPLVFKRCRRAGLSTADADCVTQDIFLDLFRRLERFERQRPGSFRRFLRLLTRSRLVDFLRKTASFPKTIGEADRQLKDDETLQSQHSSDAEARFQQLRQIVKTEFTDRDWAILFRYVAEEQSAAHIAEDLGVSVNVVYLTKARILKRIREYV comes from the coding sequence ATGTCCGAGAAGCCCCCCGCCCAACCGGCTGAGCCGGACAGCGACGCGCCTTCGATAACCGAGGCGACTTCGGCAAGCCTGCTCGACAAGGCCAAGACTGGTGAATCGGATGCCTGGTCGCGGTTGTATGCCCGCTACTCGCCGCTCGTCTTCAAGAGATGTCGTCGGGCCGGTCTCTCCACTGCCGACGCGGATTGCGTCACGCAGGACATTTTTCTCGATCTGTTCCGCAGACTGGAACGATTTGAGCGTCAACGACCGGGAAGCTTTCGGCGATTTCTTCGTCTCCTGACGCGATCGCGGCTCGTTGACTTTCTTAGAAAGACGGCAAGTTTCCCAAAAACGATCGGCGAAGCGGACCGCCAGTTGAAGGATGACGAAACGCTTCAATCGCAGCATTCGAGTGACGCCGAGGCCCGTTTTCAGCAGCTTCGGCAGATTGTGAAAACCGAGTTTACGGACCGCGACTGGGCAATCCTGTTTCGCTACGTGGCTGAGGAGCAAAGCGCGGCTCACATTGCGGAAGACTTAGGTGTGTCCGTAAACGTCGTGTACTTGACGAAAGCGAGAATTCTGAAACGAATTCGTGAGTACGTTTGA